In Streptomyces sp. NBC_00414, a single window of DNA contains:
- a CDS encoding GNAT family N-acetyltransferase produces the protein MLIDTERLRLRRFQPADIPAFAAYRSDPDVARYQEWDFPLTLESAGRLVRRYARSDPARPGWFQYAVELKADECLLGDVAVNRQAGGEEAEVGFSLARDRQGQGYATEAVRGVLDDLFGGGLRTASAECDVRNERSERLLERLGFEFVSQRTVYVRGKREWTDLRLFSLPAEKWDGPGGG, from the coding sequence GTGCTGATTGACACTGAGCGCCTTCGACTTCGACGTTTTCAGCCTGCCGACATACCGGCGTTCGCGGCGTATCGCTCGGACCCCGATGTCGCCCGTTATCAGGAATGGGATTTTCCGCTGACCCTGGAATCAGCGGGACGACTCGTGCGCAGATACGCCCGGAGTGATCCCGCCAGGCCCGGCTGGTTCCAGTACGCGGTCGAGCTCAAGGCCGACGAGTGCCTGCTCGGGGATGTCGCGGTGAACCGGCAGGCCGGCGGCGAGGAAGCCGAGGTCGGGTTCAGTCTCGCCCGCGACCGGCAGGGGCAGGGGTACGCGACCGAGGCCGTGCGCGGCGTGCTGGACGACCTGTTCGGCGGCGGCCTGCGGACGGCGTCGGCGGAATGCGACGTACGGAACGAGCGGTCCGAGCGGCTTCTGGAGCGGCTCGGATTCGAGTTCGTATCGCAGCGGACCGTATATGTACGGGGAAAGCGCGAATGGACCGATCTCCGGCTGTTCAGCCTGCCCGCCGAGAAATGGGACGGTCCCGGCGGGGGCTGA
- the dpgA gene encoding 3,5-dihydroxyphenylacetyl-CoA synthase DpgA → MTTSLPGTAVLDLPDPATKLTTGTARIAGVGTATTERSYSQLELLDLFRITDPKVRSVFLNSAIERRHLTIPPEAADGTRLPEAQGELLAKHKRVALDMGAAAVRACLENSGIELSDIDYLCCVTTTGFLTPGISALLIREMGISAATSRVDVVGMGCNAGLNALNATAGWAVANPGKVAVMLCTEACSAAYVMDSTLRTAVVNSLFGDGAAAIALVADTPDTAYVTSGAPGGPPSAAGSPRILGFASHLITDAIDAMRYDWDDDQGKFSFYLDPQIPYVVGANAEQVIDRLLDGAGLRRSDIAHWLVHSGGKKVIDAVRVNLGLTRHDVRHTTSVLRDYGNLSSSSFLFSYERLLAERVTRAGDYGVLMTMGPGSTIETALVQW, encoded by the coding sequence ATCACAACGAGCCTGCCGGGCACCGCCGTTCTGGACCTCCCGGATCCCGCGACGAAGCTCACGACGGGCACCGCCCGGATCGCGGGTGTCGGCACCGCGACCACGGAGCGTTCGTACAGTCAGCTGGAACTGCTCGACCTCTTCCGCATCACGGACCCCAAGGTCCGCAGCGTCTTCCTCAACAGCGCCATCGAGCGCCGCCACCTCACCATTCCGCCCGAGGCCGCCGACGGCACGCGCCTTCCGGAGGCCCAGGGCGAACTCCTCGCCAAGCACAAGCGAGTCGCCCTCGACATGGGCGCCGCCGCCGTGCGGGCCTGCCTGGAGAACTCCGGCATCGAACTGTCGGACATCGACTACCTGTGCTGCGTGACCACCACGGGCTTCCTCACCCCGGGCATCAGCGCCCTGCTCATCCGGGAGATGGGCATCTCCGCCGCGACCAGCCGTGTCGACGTCGTCGGCATGGGCTGCAACGCCGGGCTCAACGCGCTCAACGCCACCGCCGGCTGGGCCGTCGCCAACCCCGGCAAGGTCGCCGTCATGCTCTGCACCGAGGCCTGCTCGGCGGCGTACGTCATGGACTCGACGCTGCGCACCGCCGTCGTGAACAGTCTGTTCGGCGACGGCGCCGCCGCCATCGCCCTGGTCGCCGACACCCCGGACACCGCGTACGTCACCTCCGGTGCGCCGGGCGGGCCGCCGTCCGCCGCCGGCAGCCCCCGCATCCTCGGCTTCGCCAGCCACCTCATCACCGACGCGATCGACGCGATGCGCTACGACTGGGACGACGACCAGGGCAAGTTCAGCTTCTACCTGGACCCGCAGATCCCGTACGTCGTCGGCGCCAACGCGGAACAGGTGATCGACCGGCTGCTGGACGGCGCGGGACTGCGCCGCAGCGACATCGCGCACTGGCTGGTGCACTCGGGCGGCAAGAAGGTCATCGACGCCGTCCGGGTCAACCTGGGCCTGACCCGCCACGACGTACGGCACACCACCAGCGTCCTGCGCGACTACGGCAACCTGTCGAGTTCCTCCTTCCTGTTCTCCTACGAACGGCTCCTCGCGGAACGGGTGACCCGGGCAGGGGACTACGGCGTACTCATGACCATGGGCCCCGGCTCGACCATCGAGACTGCCCTGGTGCAGTGGTGA
- the dpgB gene encoding enoyl-CoA-hydratase DpgB, giving the protein MSNTTRTSDATRTDDPARTAADSSGHVLHIDGRRFLSAETIAAVGAFCDRVEDLAGHGNATIHVSGVPEGSWAHELTVPLVNKWERALRRLERLPAATIAVADGDCGGAALDALLTTDYRIATRSARLVVSVEDGATWPGMALYRLARYGASAAAIRRAVLFGTPVGAADALALQLVDELADDPVSAAATAEARAGAVSGAELAIRRQLLLDAPTTTFEEALGAHLAACDRALRRAAVVGARS; this is encoded by the coding sequence ATGAGCAACACCACAAGGACGAGTGACGCCACGAGGACGGACGACCCCGCGAGGACCGCGGCGGACTCCTCGGGGCACGTCCTGCACATCGACGGACGGCGCTTCCTGTCCGCCGAGACGATCGCGGCCGTCGGCGCCTTCTGCGACCGCGTCGAGGACCTCGCCGGGCACGGCAACGCGACCATCCACGTGTCCGGCGTACCCGAAGGATCCTGGGCGCACGAGCTGACGGTGCCACTCGTGAACAAGTGGGAACGGGCACTGCGCCGCCTGGAGCGACTGCCCGCGGCCACCATCGCGGTCGCCGACGGCGACTGCGGCGGAGCGGCCCTGGACGCACTCCTGACCACCGACTACCGCATCGCGACGCGCTCGGCGCGCCTGGTGGTGTCCGTGGAGGACGGCGCGACCTGGCCCGGCATGGCCCTCTACCGGCTCGCCCGGTACGGAGCCAGCGCGGCCGCGATCCGCAGGGCGGTGCTCTTCGGTACGCCCGTCGGGGCGGCCGACGCGCTGGCACTGCAACTCGTCGACGAGCTGGCGGACGACCCGGTGAGCGCCGCGGCCACCGCGGAGGCGCGCGCCGGCGCCGTCTCCGGCGCCGAACTCGCCATCCGACGGCAGCTGTTGCTCGACGCGCCCACGACGACCTTCGAGGAGGCGCTGGGCGCGCACCTCGCCGCCTGCGACCGGGCACTGCGCCGCGCGGCCGTTGTCGGAGCACGATCGTGA
- the dpgC gene encoding (3,5-dihydroxyphenyl)acetyl-CoA 1,2-dioxygenase DpgC, translating to MELAEAREALAKAAARTDDLLAALPEPALRSPGQRAAAASATDSTRILRAAFMDVHADAVYDELTEGRTRYVRLDRLASSAATAFPGLVPTAERLATERGRPQAEKEGDEIDQGIFFRAILNSMAAGRHLLDAMLRPTPRALGLLSEFLRTGTADLGSVRLERTDGAARLTMCRVDCLNAEDDRQIDDMETAVDLALLDPSVEVCLLRGGEMTHPRYRGRRVFSAGVNLKSLHGGGISLVDFLLRRELGYIHKILRGVLVEEGTARWTRTVEKPWIAAVDTFAIGGGAQILLVFDRVLAASDAFFSLPAAKEGIIPGASDFRLIRTVGPRLARQLILGGRRLRATEPEARLVFDEVHESEDLDTAVERSLEQLRSPAVLANRHMMNLAEESADDFRHYMAEFALQQALRLYSSDVIDKVGGFSAAKSAAVFN from the coding sequence GTGGAGCTGGCGGAGGCGCGGGAAGCGCTCGCCAAGGCCGCCGCACGGACCGACGACCTGCTCGCCGCCCTGCCCGAGCCGGCCCTCAGGTCACCCGGGCAGCGCGCCGCCGCCGCGTCGGCCACGGACAGCACCCGGATCCTGCGCGCCGCGTTCATGGACGTGCACGCCGACGCCGTCTACGACGAACTGACCGAGGGCCGCACCCGGTACGTCCGGCTCGACCGGCTCGCTTCGAGTGCCGCGACCGCCTTTCCCGGTCTGGTGCCCACCGCCGAGCGGCTCGCGACCGAGCGGGGCCGGCCGCAGGCGGAGAAGGAAGGGGACGAGATCGACCAGGGGATCTTCTTCCGGGCGATCCTGAACTCCATGGCGGCCGGCCGGCACCTGCTCGACGCCATGCTGCGTCCGACCCCCCGCGCCCTCGGACTGCTCTCCGAATTCCTCCGCACCGGGACGGCCGACCTGGGCTCCGTGCGGCTGGAGCGGACCGATGGCGCGGCGCGTCTGACCATGTGCCGCGTCGACTGCCTGAACGCGGAGGACGACCGGCAGATCGACGACATGGAGACCGCCGTCGACCTCGCGCTCCTCGACCCCTCGGTGGAGGTCTGTCTGCTGCGCGGCGGCGAGATGACCCACCCCCGCTACCGGGGCCGCCGGGTGTTCAGCGCGGGAGTCAACCTCAAGTCCCTGCACGGCGGCGGTATCTCACTGGTCGACTTCCTGCTGCGGCGCGAACTGGGCTACATCCACAAGATTCTCCGGGGAGTCCTCGTCGAGGAAGGTACGGCCCGGTGGACCCGCACGGTCGAGAAGCCCTGGATCGCCGCGGTGGACACCTTCGCCATCGGCGGCGGTGCGCAGATCCTCCTCGTGTTCGACCGGGTACTGGCGGCGTCGGACGCCTTCTTCAGCCTTCCGGCGGCGAAGGAGGGCATCATTCCCGGGGCCTCCGACTTCCGGCTGATCCGGACCGTCGGCCCGCGCCTCGCCCGGCAGTTGATCCTGGGCGGACGACGTCTGCGAGCGACCGAACCGGAGGCACGGCTGGTGTTCGACGAGGTCCACGAGAGCGAGGATCTCGACACCGCGGTCGAGCGGAGCCTGGAACAGCTGCGCAGCCCCGCCGTCCTGGCCAACCGCCACATGATGAACCTCGCCGAGGAGTCCGCCGACGATTTCCGCCACTACATGGCGGAGTTCGCCCTCCAGCAGGCGCTCCGCCTCTACAGCTCCGACGTCATCGACAAGGTCGGCGGTTTCTCCGCCGCGAAGAGTGCGGCGGTGTTCAACTGA
- a CDS encoding prephenate dehydrogenase, whose amino-acid sequence MKAVSVIGTGAVGTSVALALTRRGVTVHLEDLSATAARTAEAMGAGSVREPDARVDLALIAVPPAHTGAVLADAQRRGLARAYTDVASVKARPYAEIHSAGADPSTFIGGHPLAATERSGPLAGRANLFEGRPWILTPSTRTDQSVLNRALELVSLCSGVPVIMDAAVHDRTLALTSHAPHLISTLMAAQLAQATEADIRVSGQGLRNVTSIAGGDPVLWRDIHEANAEALADVLDAFAADLGSAVNALRTLGDSDPAARERAEAGLDTLLKHGTRGRARVAGRSGAPSAEVARLSVAVSEQPGTLTRLFTAVDGLGVRIEDVRLERTQEPPYGKVSLFVRRTSASELSRLLTVDGWTVTLAPTAPTGPATAPSASTASTASTASTASTASTASTAEHAATLPAPLNS is encoded by the coding sequence ATGAAGGCCGTCAGCGTCATAGGAACGGGTGCCGTCGGCACCTCCGTCGCACTGGCCCTGACCCGTCGGGGCGTCACCGTGCACCTGGAGGACCTGAGCGCGACCGCCGCCAGGACCGCCGAAGCCATGGGAGCCGGTTCGGTACGCGAACCGGACGCGCGCGTGGATCTCGCCCTGATCGCGGTGCCCCCGGCGCACACCGGCGCGGTGCTCGCGGACGCCCAACGCCGTGGCCTCGCCCGCGCCTACACCGACGTCGCCAGTGTGAAGGCACGGCCGTACGCCGAGATCCACTCGGCCGGCGCCGATCCGTCGACCTTCATCGGCGGCCACCCCCTCGCGGCCACCGAGCGCTCCGGCCCGCTCGCCGGACGCGCGAACCTCTTCGAGGGGCGGCCCTGGATCCTGACGCCGTCCACGCGCACCGACCAGTCCGTGCTGAACCGCGCCCTGGAGCTCGTCTCCCTGTGCTCGGGCGTGCCCGTCATCATGGACGCCGCCGTCCACGACCGCACGCTCGCCCTCACCTCGCACGCCCCTCATCTGATCTCCACGCTCATGGCGGCCCAGCTCGCGCAGGCGACGGAGGCCGACATCCGGGTGTCGGGGCAGGGGCTGCGGAACGTCACCAGCATCGCGGGCGGTGACCCCGTGCTGTGGCGGGACATCCACGAGGCGAACGCGGAGGCGCTGGCGGACGTGCTGGATGCCTTCGCCGCCGATCTGGGATCGGCCGTCAACGCGCTTCGCACATTGGGCGATTCGGACCCGGCGGCGCGTGAGCGTGCCGAGGCCGGCCTCGACACGCTGCTCAAGCACGGCACCCGCGGGCGGGCCCGGGTGGCGGGCAGGTCGGGTGCGCCGTCGGCGGAGGTCGCCCGGCTCTCGGTGGCCGTGTCGGAGCAACCCGGCACGCTGACACGGCTGTTCACGGCCGTCGACGGACTCGGGGTCCGGATCGAGGACGTACGGCTGGAGCGGACCCAGGAGCCGCCGTACGGGAAGGTCTCCCTGTTCGTGCGGCGGACGTCCGCCTCGGAGCTGTCCCGGCTGCTGACCGTGGACGGCTGGACCGTCACCCTCGCACCCACCGCCCCCACCGGGCCCGCCACGGCCCCATCGGCGTCCACGGCGTCCACGGCGTCCACGGCGTCCACGGCGTCCACGGCGTCCACGGCGTCCACGGCGGAGCATGCGGCAACGCTTCCCGCTCCCCTCAATTCCTGA
- a CDS encoding cold-shock protein yields MVAGRVVRFDSSRGYGFIAPAHGGEDVFLHVNDMLFSEPYARSGALVEFEIENGDRGLKAIGVRLVQEAGEASSEPGRAPSALREPGRAPSEPGRSPAAPRAADEDDSLCDVLSTEEFTREVTEILLSEAPSLTGEQILQIRGGLAQFAKNHGWTEG; encoded by the coding sequence ATGGTTGCTGGTCGCGTTGTGCGCTTCGACAGCTCGCGAGGTTATGGATTCATTGCGCCCGCACACGGCGGGGAGGATGTCTTTCTGCACGTGAACGACATGCTGTTTTCCGAGCCCTATGCGCGCTCCGGCGCGTTGGTTGAATTCGAAATCGAAAACGGTGACCGCGGTCTCAAGGCGATCGGCGTACGGCTCGTCCAGGAAGCGGGCGAGGCCTCGTCCGAACCGGGCAGAGCCCCGTCCGCCCTGCGGGAACCGGGCAGGGCTCCGTCCGAACCGGGCAGGAGTCCGGCGGCCCCACGTGCTGCGGACGAGGACGACTCCCTGTGCGATGTGCTCAGCACCGAGGAGTTCACCAGAGAGGTCACCGAGATCCTGCTGTCGGAGGCGCCGTCGCTGACAGGTGAGCAGATCCTGCAGATCCGTGGCGGGCTGGCGCAGTTCGCGAAGAACCACGGCTGGACCGAGGGCTGA
- a CDS encoding transcriptional regulator codes for MRVIDGMHRLLAARLRGQQTIEVEFFDGTPEDAFLRAVASNVSHGLPLSLADRRTAAARIISSHPQMSDRAIARAAGLGAKAVAAIRRRSSGIVPQLSARVGRDGKVRPLSSVEGRRRAAELIAERPQASLREVARYAGISPATVSDVRKRLESGQAPVAERHETSDGQARSEVMARIIKPRADRIPRQASADTAAVVEKLLRDPSLRHKEEGRHLLRLLQQNEIATREWADLTAAVPSHCGALVVDLALHYAEIWANFAKLLDERVRIEGRRNDEVTARDV; via the coding sequence ATGAGGGTCATCGACGGAATGCACCGATTGCTGGCAGCTCGGCTGCGCGGTCAGCAGACGATAGAAGTCGAGTTCTTCGACGGAACTCCCGAGGACGCGTTCCTGCGGGCGGTCGCCTCGAACGTCTCGCACGGTCTTCCCCTCTCCCTGGCCGACCGCCGCACCGCCGCGGCCCGGATCATCTCCTCCCACCCGCAGATGTCGGACCGGGCGATCGCGCGCGCGGCCGGCCTCGGGGCCAAGGCCGTCGCGGCGATCCGGCGCCGTTCGAGCGGCATCGTCCCCCAACTCAGCGCCCGCGTCGGCCGGGACGGCAAGGTGCGTCCGCTGAGCAGCGTGGAGGGCAGGCGACGGGCCGCCGAACTGATAGCGGAACGCCCACAGGCCTCCTTGCGCGAGGTGGCACGGTACGCGGGTATCTCGCCCGCGACGGTCAGCGACGTCCGCAAACGGCTGGAGTCGGGCCAGGCCCCGGTCGCCGAGCGCCACGAAACCTCCGACGGCCAGGCGCGATCCGAGGTGATGGCGCGCATCATCAAGCCCCGGGCCGACCGCATCCCGCGTCAGGCCTCGGCGGACACCGCGGCCGTAGTGGAAAAACTGCTGAGGGATCCCTCCTTACGGCACAAGGAGGAGGGGCGGCATTTGCTGCGCCTGCTGCAGCAGAACGAGATCGCGACGAGGGAGTGGGCGGACCTCACGGCCGCCGTGCCGAGTCATTGCGGAGCCCTGGTGGTGGATCTCGCCCTGCACTACGCAGAGATCTGGGCGAATTTCGCCAAGCTGCTGGATGAGCGCGTACGCATCGAAGGACGCCGTAATGACGAGGTGACCGCGCGTGATGTGTGA
- a CDS encoding ArnT family glycosyltransferase produces MGIAALAALLYAWNITESGYASYYSVAARSMTVSWKAFLFTALDPSATITLDKIGGFLWPQALSARVFGFHAWALTLPQCVEGVVSVLVMYRVVRRWQGPAAGLLAAGSLTLTPVAASMFGHAMLDGMVVMCLTLAADQYQKAVGTARLRPLMFSGLWIGLGFQAKMMEAWIIVPALLVGYLVAAPIDLRRRAAHLLAAGAVMLAVSLSWVAMMTFTPQDARPYVDGTTDNSAFSMVFGYNGFNRFEPGLISGADDGPSGAPGSGGGGGPAREGQGGRGEEGGGPNPGSGEVAPPSGAGTGTGAGTEAGAGDGSAQETPSSGAGAASGQAAPPSGAASGPAAPSPGAAGGSRGPNTATQGPDQASRGPSTGDGDATRETVAPAPAPAPGSGGWLKLLRDDLYTVQIGWLFPLALFGLIAGLVRHRGGPRTDQARAGYLMWGVWLAMTAGVLSSFSFAHVAYLATLAPAVAALSGAGTVALWRAHRTARAGWHLWLLPAVVVAETAWTIHLASDHTDFAPWLIPVVSAAALLAVVALGLAARDVRIGSPRGDGPSVGSPQVGGLRVKGLYVGGVGLGVAGLLAGCVAMFAAPTAWSLSVLDERYAGSAFEAHAGPPVGIGDPDGPESTSLTAAQRRLLAYVEENNGDAEFTLSADSWSTAAPFIHAEGLPVLPLGGYSGTARSVTLAEYKRMVAEGRLRFALLSGLGPATGEPRPDPPALGKDAPETLKINSWVYSTCMEIAPRTYGVTTSDQGPMLTLFRCA; encoded by the coding sequence TTGGGCATCGCGGCCCTCGCCGCGCTGCTGTACGCCTGGAACATCACCGAGAGCGGCTATGCGAGCTACTACTCGGTCGCCGCCCGCAGTATGACGGTGAGCTGGAAGGCGTTCCTGTTCACCGCGCTGGACCCGTCGGCCACCATCACCCTGGACAAGATCGGCGGCTTCCTGTGGCCGCAGGCCCTCTCCGCCCGCGTCTTCGGCTTCCATGCCTGGGCGCTGACCCTGCCTCAGTGTGTCGAGGGCGTCGTCTCGGTGCTGGTGATGTACCGGGTGGTACGTCGTTGGCAGGGGCCTGCGGCCGGGCTGCTGGCCGCCGGTTCGCTGACGCTGACACCGGTGGCCGCCTCGATGTTCGGGCACGCGATGCTCGACGGCATGGTTGTCATGTGCCTGACACTAGCGGCGGACCAGTACCAGAAGGCGGTCGGCACCGCCCGGCTGCGCCCGCTGATGTTCAGCGGCCTGTGGATCGGACTGGGCTTCCAGGCCAAGATGATGGAGGCCTGGATCATCGTCCCGGCGCTGCTCGTCGGCTACCTCGTGGCAGCGCCGATCGATCTCCGCCGGCGGGCGGCGCACCTGCTGGCCGCGGGTGCGGTCATGCTCGCGGTCTCGCTGTCCTGGGTGGCCATGATGACCTTCACCCCGCAGGACGCACGCCCGTACGTCGACGGCACCACCGACAACAGTGCCTTCTCGATGGTCTTCGGCTACAACGGCTTCAACCGCTTCGAGCCGGGTCTGATCAGCGGCGCGGATGACGGGCCGTCAGGCGCCCCTGGAAGTGGGGGTGGTGGCGGGCCCGCGCGTGAGGGTCAGGGTGGCCGGGGTGAGGAGGGCGGCGGCCCGAACCCCGGGAGCGGAGAGGTGGCTCCGCCTTCCGGGGCCGGAACCGGGACCGGGGCCGGAACCGAGGCCGGGGCTGGGGATGGGAGCGCGCAAGAGACTCCCTCCTCCGGTGCCGGTGCGGCGAGTGGGCAAGCGGCTCCGCCTTCCGGGGCCGCGAGCGGGCCGGCGGCTCCTTCGCCCGGTGCGGCCGGCGGATCACGGGGCCCGAATACGGCAACTCAGGGCCCGGACCAGGCAAGCCGGGGTCCGAGCACGGGTGATGGTGACGCCACCCGGGAGACCGTGGCCCCCGCGCCTGCCCCCGCACCCGGATCGGGCGGCTGGCTCAAGCTGCTCCGCGACGACTTGTACACGGTGCAGATCGGCTGGCTGTTCCCGCTCGCGCTGTTCGGTCTGATCGCGGGTCTGGTCCGGCATCGCGGCGGCCCGCGTACGGATCAGGCGCGCGCCGGTTACCTGATGTGGGGCGTCTGGCTGGCCATGACGGCCGGCGTCCTGAGTTCCTTCTCCTTCGCCCATGTCGCGTACCTCGCCACCCTCGCGCCTGCGGTCGCCGCACTGTCCGGCGCCGGAACCGTGGCGCTCTGGCGGGCCCACCGCACCGCACGCGCCGGGTGGCACCTCTGGCTGCTGCCCGCGGTCGTCGTGGCGGAGACGGCCTGGACCATCCATCTGGCGTCCGACCACACCGACTTCGCGCCCTGGCTCATCCCGGTCGTCTCCGCGGCAGCGCTCCTCGCCGTCGTGGCCCTCGGTCTCGCGGCCAGGGACGTACGGATCGGAAGCCCGCGTGGCGACGGTCCGAGTGTCGGTAGCCCACAGGTCGGAGGTCTACGGGTGAAGGGCCTGTACGTCGGAGGCGTTGGACTCGGGGTCGCCGGATTGCTGGCCGGATGCGTGGCGATGTTCGCCGCACCGACGGCGTGGTCGCTCTCGGTACTGGACGAGCGGTACGCGGGCTCGGCCTTCGAGGCGCACGCCGGACCTCCCGTCGGGATCGGCGACCCCGACGGCCCCGAGTCGACTTCGCTGACCGCCGCGCAGCGCAGGCTCCTCGCCTACGTCGAGGAGAACAACGGCGACGCCGAGTTCACGCTGTCCGCCGACAGCTGGAGCACCGCGGCGCCCTTCATCCATGCCGAGGGCCTGCCCGTGCTCCCGCTGGGCGGATACTCCGGTACGGCCAGGTCGGTCACCCTCGCCGAGTACAAACGCATGGTCGCGGAGGGCCGTCTGCGCTTCGCCCTGCTCAGCGGGCTCGGCCCGGCAACCGGCGAGCCGCGACCGGACCCGCCCGCTCTCGGAAAGGACGCCCCCGAGACCTTGAAGATCAACAGCTGGGTGTACTCGACCTGCATGGAGATCGCGCCCAGGACCTACGGTGTCACCACCTCCGACCAGGGCCCGATGCTGACCTTGTTCCGGTGCGCCTGA
- a CDS encoding NAD-dependent succinate-semialdehyde dehydrogenase, which translates to MSGQRKSSFATVNPYTGETLAEFPVVEGEEVDSKLETAGHAFDAWRKRPIAERASVVGRAGRLMRERKEELAQLITLEMGKLISEARGEVDLAASILEYYARNGPDFAAAEPLDVEEGEAYLVTEPLGVLLGVMPWNFPLYQVVRFAGPNLVLGNTVLVKHAGICPQSALALESLFRDAQAPEGVYTNLFVSHDEISRIIDSPVVRGASLTGSEKAGAQVAERAGRNMKPSLLELGGSDVFIVLDGEGLERTVGAAVAGRMANTGQSCVASKRFIVLDDVYDDFVDGLRRGFEALTPGDPADEATTVGPLSSEQAAADLADQIRETVDQGAELVTGGHRIDRPGAFVEPTIITGVKPGMRAYAEELFGPAAVVYRVADEDEAIALANDSQYGLGGSVFCADVERGRRVAERVETGMVWVNHPTSTQPDLPFGGIKRSGYGRELSKLGMQEFVNRKLVRVLPPDAELRGIAG; encoded by the coding sequence ATGTCAGGCCAGCGCAAGAGCTCATTCGCGACCGTGAACCCGTACACCGGGGAGACCCTCGCGGAGTTCCCGGTCGTCGAGGGCGAAGAAGTCGATTCAAAGCTTGAAACCGCAGGTCACGCTTTCGACGCATGGCGGAAACGGCCGATCGCGGAGCGTGCCTCCGTGGTGGGACGCGCGGGTCGACTGATGAGGGAACGGAAGGAGGAGCTGGCCCAGCTCATCACCCTGGAGATGGGCAAACTGATCTCCGAAGCACGCGGAGAGGTGGACCTCGCCGCGTCGATCCTGGAGTACTACGCGCGGAACGGGCCGGATTTCGCCGCCGCCGAGCCGCTCGACGTGGAGGAGGGGGAGGCGTACCTCGTCACTGAGCCCCTCGGCGTCCTGCTGGGCGTCATGCCCTGGAACTTCCCGCTCTACCAGGTGGTCCGTTTCGCGGGCCCCAACCTCGTGCTGGGCAACACCGTGCTGGTCAAGCACGCAGGTATCTGCCCGCAGTCGGCGCTCGCGCTGGAGTCGCTGTTCCGTGACGCGCAGGCCCCCGAGGGCGTCTACACGAACCTGTTCGTGAGCCACGACGAGATCTCGCGCATCATCGACAGCCCGGTCGTCCGAGGAGCCTCCCTGACCGGCAGCGAGAAGGCAGGGGCCCAGGTCGCCGAGCGCGCCGGACGGAACATGAAGCCCAGCCTTCTGGAGCTGGGCGGCAGCGACGTCTTCATCGTCCTGGACGGCGAGGGGCTGGAACGCACGGTCGGAGCCGCGGTGGCGGGGCGGATGGCGAACACCGGCCAGAGCTGTGTCGCCTCGAAGCGGTTCATCGTGCTGGATGACGTCTACGACGACTTCGTGGACGGACTGCGCCGCGGGTTCGAGGCGCTCACGCCGGGCGACCCCGCCGACGAGGCGACCACCGTGGGCCCGCTCTCCTCGGAACAGGCGGCCGCGGACCTGGCCGACCAGATCCGCGAGACGGTCGACCAGGGCGCGGAACTGGTCACCGGCGGCCACCGGATCGACCGTCCGGGAGCCTTCGTCGAACCCACGATCATCACCGGCGTCAAGCCGGGCATGCGCGCCTACGCCGAGGAGCTCTTCGGACCGGCCGCGGTGGTCTACCGGGTCGCCGACGAGGACGAGGCCATCGCCCTCGCCAATGACAGCCAGTACGGTCTCGGCGGATCCGTGTTCTGCGCCGACGTGGAGCGGGGCCGCAGGGTCGCGGAGCGCGTGGAGACCGGCATGGTGTGGGTGAACCACCCGACGTCGACCCAGCCCGACCTGCCGTTCGGCGGCATCAAGCGCTCCGGCTACGGACGGGAGCTCTCGAAGCTCGGCATGCAGGAATTCGTGAACCGCAAGCTGGTGCGCGTCCTGCCGCCCGACGCCGAGCTGCGCGGAATCGCCGGTTGA